In one window of Geotrypetes seraphini chromosome 3, aGeoSer1.1, whole genome shotgun sequence DNA:
- the SAYSD1 gene encoding SAYSvFN domain-containing protein 1 — MMEQRLAEFRARKKRAEMEAGKGGKLGSLSLETAEEAKGLITVFKEKLQILGGRRTEEPQASGVAAETRSNQQSPVDLPRSRRSSSGDGFTAHPVLSQWLLQINPLILKFLLWLVLLGLFVELEFGLVYFVLSMFYWIYEGTRSPRERKMGEKSAYSVFNPGCEAIQGTLTAEQFERELQYRPMAVS, encoded by the exons ATGATGGAGCAGAGGTTAGCGGAATTCAGAGCCAGGAAAAAAAGAGCCGAGATGGaagctggaaaaggaggcaaGCTAGGGTCCTTGAGCCTGGAAACAGCGGAAGAGGCAAAGGGACTCATCACAGTGTTTAAAGAAAAACTGCAAATTCTGGGTGGAAGAAGGACCGAGGAGCCACAAGCATCTGGAGTTGCTGCTGAGACTAGGAGCAACCAGCAAAGTCCAGTG GATCTCCCTCGTAGCCGCAGAAGTTCCTCGGGGGATGGATTTACTGCCCACCCGGTGCTGTCACAGTGGCTTCTACAGATTAATCCCCTCATCTTGAAGTTCCTTCTCTGGCTGGTTTTGCTGGGGCTCTTTGTGGAGCTGGAGTTTGGACTGGTATATTTTGTGCTTTCCATGTTTTACTGGATATATGAAGGAACTCGCAGCCCGAGGGAGaggaagatgggggagaagaGTGCTTATTCTGTATTTAATCCAGGCTGTGAGGCTATTCAGGGAACCTTGACTGCAGAACAGTTTGAGAGAGAACTGCAGTACAGACCGATGGCTGTGAGCTAA